TTGATGTACTCATGCTCACGCTCATGCATCTACAAGATCAGGAAAGTATAAAGAGTTATCAGTGATTTCCTCATTGATAGAGGGTTTACTGCCATAAGCTTCTTCAATGAAAGAGTTTACTGTCATAATTTTCTTCAATGAAAGAGGGTTTCTTACCACTTGATAAGTGTAGTTTAGCCCAATTTTATGACACGTTATCTGCTATCAAACCATGCAGTCCATGTGCCGCCAATGTTACACATTCATTTACTGTTACTTTTTTGAGCTTCATCATAACAAATCAACTTTTTATGGTGGGATTCCCAGTACTACATTAGCTAGTATCTACTGCATCTGTCATGGTGTGTCTGATATTCGATAGCAGGTAAAGTTTTATCGAAGTAGCAGCCTTGAATTTAACCCAAATTTTTTTTCATGCTCCACATCTAAGAAATCAAGTTGCAATTGCATGTAATCGAAGGAGCAGGAGAATACATGAAGTACCTGTACTGTGGACTGTGGGCCTTACGGTTATGGCACACAGTTGCTCGTCATCCCCTAGAACCATCGTCCCTTCCTTGCAGTTGCACTTTTCAACTCCATAACTAGTTCTTCTCGTTGAGCCTCCACTTCTGCATATTGCATGCTCACGTTGAGTAACCGATCCTGCATATCTTTTAGCTCTGACTCCAGTTGTGCTATCCTGTTCCCATCCTTGTTATCCTTTTCATCCCTGCTACCGAGTTGTCCCTCTCCCGTTGGACTGTACAGGGTAAAACGAGAGTATGATCTTCTGAAAGGTACCCCGATATCATTGATTGATGCCTTACAGTAGTAAAAACCGCATGAAACGAAAACCATTCTAATGTGCACAATATTTTGATCATGATAATGGTATGATAAAGGTTATATATTAGAAGTTGTCCATTTACGGACGCACAAATCAAATGTCTCACTGTTTCTTTTCTCTCAATTAATAGAAACATTTTGACTGCACGCATTCTAGGATGTCATCTATTTCCAAATGGATGTGTTTTGCACAAGGAGACCATCTGGGGGCGGCAATGTTGCACCCTTATATTAGATGCACTGGTGACAGCAGCAAGTAACGGCTGAAAAGCAGCTGGGAGCATGCATCCAAACTATCTTTTTGTATAGAAtagttttttatttttgaacattttttgtatAGAATAGTTAATACCACACGGATAATTTTACATGAATGTTGTTTCTTATTATGGGAATGTTAGAAATCTGACGTCAATTTTTAACCATGGCAAATCAACCGTTTTTTATGGCAAATTGTGTTGTCGCCAGGATGGCAATTTCCTTTAGCAAGCATGGCAAATCCTGGCAAaaaactaaacatggcaagaattTGCCATGGTTGCTAAAGGAAATTGCCATCCTCGCGACGATATAATTTGCCATCTCAGGCGTTCGATTTGCCATGCTAAAAAATCTGACGTTCGATTTGTAGCGAAATACCTCTTCTTAATGCTTAATGGAGTGGCATAGATGGTCTGCAGCCTTAAGAACATGGGAGTTTAATTAAGACTCCCATATGCATGGTATAGCAAAGGAAATCTAGTGAAAATGTGTTTTGCTAGTAACAGATGTCACAGGGAGGAGGGATGCGATAAATCACTAAACCTTTGCAGCTGCGCCCTATATGATTTATTTTCCTCCAATGCATCAGCAAGTCTAGTCTCCAGTAATTCTAGCTTTGAGTGAATGTCTAGATCTTCATTAACATGAGTACCTCCATTGTCATTAGCAGCGTCGTCATTACCCTAAAATAGCAAGGAAATAGTTAAGTGAAATAGTGCACATGGCCATCACATTTAAATCTACGTAACCCTGATCTAGAACAAGTTGAGTTATACTTCTAAATGGCTCACCTTATTTACTACAAGCTTTGCTTGAGTGGATTTACGACGATTTTCTTCATCGGCATCATGCAAAGTACTCTGGATACAAGAGACTTGGTCTGTTAACATGGCCTTCTGCACCTTTAGTTCTTCACATTCTtcagatagtgactgcagacgctcTTCTAATTTTGTCTTTTCAAACTTAGCCTGATCAAGAGAACTTTGTAGTTTGAAAACTTCATCTTGGATGCTTGCCATTTTGCTAACCTGGATTTTTAGTCCAGAAATTTCCTCCATTACTTCCTGTTTCTCATAATCACTGGATTTATACTTCAACTCTAGTTCGTCTGAAGTTTTCCTTAAGTTTTCTTCATTGGATCTAGCAGCTTCCATCAATCTTGTCATATGCTCAACATCTGTTGTCAGCGTTTCCTCATTATGTTTGGATGCGTTCAGCGAATCAATCAGGCCTTTAATTTTGGTTTTAGACTCTGTACGAAGATCTTCCAACTGAGACTGATAATGTCTCATTTGTGCACTGACATCTTCAAGGTTAGCCTCAAGTTTGGCCTTGTCTGCTCGCAGGATGGAGACCTCATGTATGCTATCCAAGGCGGCACTGTCTTTCTCCCCGTCTGTGGAGGACAGCTGTGCAGTAAGGCTCATGACCTCCCTCTCAAGATTCTTCACTTCACCAATCTTTTCGTTCTCTATCTTGTGTAAAAGGAAATGTGCACTATTTATCCTTTCTTCGTGTTCCTTGTGCTCCTGGAATATATTCTCCAGCTCTGAAAGCAAAGATTGCTCTTTTAAAGTTACCTCTTTTTGAAGCGTAGAGAGTTTTGCCTCTAGGAACTCTGCTGTTTCGAACAAATCCATTGTCTTCCTTTTTGATTGATCTAATTGCTGCTCCAGCTGTGCACAATGGTCATGTAATTccagcttctgcttctttaggtcaGCTGTTAGAGTCTGAAGAGAACTGCATTCTTCAGCAACACTATCAATTGTGGCCTGTAGTTTTGCATTTGATCTTCTTAGAGCCTCCGAATCCTCTTGTACTTCTGACAATCTAGTTTGGGACTCCAAATGCTTTTGCTTCATTTCCAGCTTTTGAGCTTCCATCTCTGCTTGCTGCTGTTCTACTAAATCCTTAAGATTTGCGATAAGTGATATAGAATAATCCATTTCTAGCCTGGTTGCCTCCTCTTCACTTGTGAGAGAAGTCAACTGAGACTCTAGTTCAGATATGAACTCGGAAAACTCAATATTCTCTTGTTCCAGCTTTGTTACAAGCAACTCTAGTTCAACTTCGCGGCTTTCAAGCTCGCTAATCTTTCTTTCGAGAACCTTATTGGCAGAAGCATGAGAATCTACGCTACTGGTAAGCACAAGGAGATCTTCTCGCGCTTCATCCAAGCATTTTGATGTCATGCTACTTTCTTCAAGTGATGCTGCCAAACGTTCCTCTAGCTGATCCTTCTCCTTCTGAATATCAGAAATAGTGTTCTCCATTTCTGTCGTACAATGTTGCAGACCATTGATCTCCTGTTCTTTCAGCATAACTGTATGCACAAGCTCATTGATCTTTGTTTCGAGAACCCCATTGGCATGGGAATCTACACTGCTGCTAAGCACAAGGAGATCTTCCCGCGCTTCATCCAACCATTTTGAAGTCATGCTACTTTCTTNNNNNNNNNNNNNNNNNNNNNNNNNNNNNNNNNNNNNNNNNNNNNNNNNNNNNNNNNNNNNNNNNNNNNNNNNNNNNNNNNNNNNNNNNNNNNNNNNNNNNNNNNNNNNNNNNNNNNNNNNNNNNNNNNNNNNNNNNNNNNNNNNNNNNNNNNNNNNNNNNNNNNNNNNNNNNNNNNNNNNNNNNNNNNNNNNNNNNNNNNNNNNNNNNNNNNNNNNNNNNNNNNNNNNNNNNNNNNNNNNNNNNNNNNNNNNNNNNNNNNNAAGTGATGCTGCCAAACGTTCCTCTAACtgagtcttctccttctgaatatcAGCAACGGTGTTCTCCATTTCTCTCGTACAGAGTTGCAAACCATCGATCTCCTGTTCTTTCAGCATAACTGTATGCACAAGCTCACTGATCTTTGTTTCGAGAACCTCATTGGCAGAAACATGGGAATCTACACTGCTGGTAAGCACAAGGAGTTCTTCTCGCGCTTCATCCAAACATTTTGAAGTCATGCTAGTTTCTTCAAGTGATGCTGCCAAACGTTCCTCTAACTGACTCTTCTTCTGAATATCAGCAATGGTGTTCTCCATTTCTCCCCTACAATGTTGCAAACTATCGATCTCCTGTTCTTTCAGCATAACTGTGCGCACAAGCTCACTGATCTTTGTTTCGAGAACCTCATTGGCAGAAACATGGGAATCTAAACGTTCCTCTAACTGACTCTTCTCCTTCTGAATATCAGCAATGGTGTTCTCCATTTCTCTCGCACAATGTTGCAAATCATCGATCTCCTGTTCTTTCAGCGTAACTGTACGCACAAGCTCACTGATCTTTGTCTCGAGAACCTCATTGGCAGAAACATGAGAATCTACACTGCTGGTAAGCACGAGATCTTCATGCGCTTCAACCAAGCATTTTGAAGTCATGCTACTTTCTTGAAGTGATGCTGCCAAACGTTCCTCTAACTGACTCTTCTCCTTCTGAATATCAGCAATGGTGTTCTCCATTTCTCTTGCACAGTGTTGCAAACNNNNNNNNNNNNNNNNNNNNNNNNNNNNNNNNNNNNNNNNNNNNNNNNNNNNNNNNNNNNNNNNNNNNNNNNNNNNNNNNNNNNNNNNNNNNNNNNNNNNNNNNNNNNNNNNNNNNNNNNNNNNNNNNNNNNNNNNNNNNNNNNNNNNNNNNNNNNNNNNNNNNNNNNNNNNNNNNNNNNNNNNNNNNNNNNNNNNNNNNNNNNNNNNNNNNNNNNNNNNNNNNNNNNNNNNNNNNNNNNNNNNNNNNNNNNNNNNNNNNNNNNNNNNNNNNNNNNNNNNNNNNNNNNNNNNNNNNNNNNNNNNNNNNNNNNNNNNNNNNNNNNNNNNNNNNNNNNNNNNNNNNNNNNNNNNNNNNNNNNCTCTCGTACAGTGTTGCAAATCATCGATCTCTTGTTCTTTCAGCTGAACTGTACGCTCAAGCTCACTGATCTTTGTTTCGAGGACCTCATTGGAAGAAACATGGGAATCTACACTGCTGGTAAGCACGAGATCTTCATGCGCTTCAACCAAGCATTTTGAAGTCATGCTACTTTCTTGAAGTGATGCTGCCAAACGTTCCTCTAACTGACTCTTCTCTTTCTGAATATCAGCAATGGTGTTCTCCATTTCTCTCGTACAGTGTTGCAAACCATCGATCTCTTGTTCTTTCAGCTGAACTGTACGCTTCAACACATCTAAGTCAGTTTCAGTATCATCAGGTTCTCCACTTCTCAGTCTATAATGTCTTGAACTACCAGTGTCAGCCCCTTCCAGTTCAGTGGCATGGGAGAGCTTTTCCCTCAGCTCAGATAATTCAAGTGTTCTCTCTTTTAACTCCTCTTGGCTTTTCTGGAACTTCTCTTCTAGCCCACTGAACTTGGACCTAAAATTCTCCAGATTCAACTCAAGGTCAGCACATTTTCTCTCTAGGTGTTTTATCTTATATGTTGGGCTCCCCACGGTGGGCATTTCTTCACTATTAGAAATGCAGGGATCCTCTTCTTTCGCCACCCCACTCGCTTCTTTCAACTTGTATATAAGCCCGAAATTTTCCTCCGTTAATTCAGAAAAGTCATTCTCAAGCTCCTGTATTTTGACCTTCAAAAAATCATTTTCTTTTTCCAATTCAAGATAAATAACATCTGGGCCTGCACCATCTGCATTCTCCATTTTGAGAACACGGTTCAGTTTCTCCCTCAACACTGTGATTTCATCTTCTTTTTGTGACAGTATTCTAGCCCATTCTGCAGCTTCTTGAACTGTCGATTCACTTTTGGAGACCTCGTGATCAGCCACATCACTCACTTGGGGAAGTTTGGACATTTCCACTCTCTGCAGTTCTATCGTTTCTTCCAGTTCTTGGAGAATGGAAACAAGCTCTATATTGGTCTCTTGAGTCTTGTTCAGTTGGGCTGTTACTTGTTCAATTTCTTGCCTCAAGGAATCCTGTTCAGAAAGTGAAGCAGAAAGTTGCCGTTCTAGCTCAGCCTGCTGCTTGGATTTGTCAGCACACTCATTCTTCAATGTCTTCCGTTCAATTTTCAACTTGCGAGAATGTCTCTCCCACACTTTTGCCGCGTTACGTAACTCCTCAAGTTTTTCTTCGGCGGTGTCAAGGTGATTTTTGGATGAATCATCACCATGAGACTTTGATTCTGAGAAACTTGCATCCTGAAATTACAGATGCAGTCTGCAGTTATACATAGTATACACTGAAAAATCGCATGTGCATTCGACTAATGCATGGACTGGGAGTTATCTCCATTGCATACAAAAGAAATAGTGTGCTGATTGCTGAAAAAGGAGGTTATTTTCCTTCGTTCGCTGTTATCCATATTCAGATATCTAGTTATCTATAATGCTAGTCTCCTCATATAAAGGATAAATGAACGACAAAAGTTCAGTAGAACCACAGGACCGGGGCTCCACGTCTCTTTGCcgttacttcctccgttcctaaatataagcttttttagagatttcaatacaaactacatacggagcaaaatgagtgaatccaccctctaaaatacatctatatatatatccgtatgtggtccgtactgaaatctctaaaaaggcttatatttagaaacggagggagtagacggCAACTCGAGATCTGCACTGTGCAGAGTCATTTGGCCAAGGACCACTAATCAAGTACAGTAATTTCTTAACCTATGGCGTTGCATACTGTTCTTTGCTGCTCCTTGTCAGAACAGTGAATTATTAAACAATAGTTTCTCTCTCAGCCGAGTACTGCTGTTGTGGCAGAAGGCTGTGTCAGCCCAAGCATTGTGCAGCACAACAATTTAAAATATCTGTCCCATGCATTAAGCCATTCTAGCTAAACAGCCCGCAAATCACACACATTGGCACACATCTCCAGGCCGTTCTTTTTTAAATCAATGACATCTAGAGGTGGAGCCGGGCTCCATGGTTCTAAAAGATGGCTCTCACTGAATGGACATCAACAAGTAGATAATATTAGGCAAATAATTGCAAGAGGTGTGGCAACCATAGGTTAGATAAGAAAAataatcttttgtttgcttgttaaCTTAGAACAGACATTGACCAGTGGGTTAGAAAATGAGCGGAAATACGAATGTTGATTGGATCTATCTCAGACAGAAGAACACAAAACAAACATCCTCTATTGAACATACATCGGTAGGTACATAATAAAACGGATATGTATTCCCAGAATACACATGTTTAATATAAAAAACATATCAGTCCAAGTGAAAATTTCTGACTGCAGACATTGAGATCTAGAACAAGATAACTAACGACCCAAGATCATCAATATGAAAGTGTTCTTTGAAAATGGAAGAAGTTTATAAATGTAAATTGTAACTTGGTCATCCTTGTGCACATTGGGCATATAACTGTCTGGGAGTTTGTTTCAAAGATTTCGAGTGCAGGGGGATTAAAATGAGAAGCAATAGATAGCTACAACAACCCAAACTATACTTTTCAGCTAATTTGTCGCCTACTTTAGCTCAAATTCGCAACTCATCAGTGAACAAAATTGTTCGAGAAGGAACTAATATAACATATGAaggcattcaaaatgttttatgttaggctgtgtatgtgtgtgtttatGCGTGAGAGTCTAGCCCAAGTGGCCCATGTGTACTTGTACATATTTATGTGTACCAATGGAAGAGAAAGAAGAGATTCCACAAATTTCCCCAAAATCCACCTTTTATTTCATTTGATGTACCTGTCATTTATGAGTACCAGCAAAATATTTTCGAAATAAAAGAAAACTTGGACCCATATGAATTTTAGCCAAGGCATCATACCCTATTTCCAGATTCATCTGCATTATCAGCTTCTAAATTATTTTCTGACAAAGACTGAGCACCCTTGTTCAACTTCAACAGAATGTCAAAGACGTCTGCCTTTTTGTCCATCTCATCATTGGTTGGACTCTCCTTAAGATTAGAAGATAGCCCTTTCCATGATTTCCCACTGCACATAATGCCAACATGACAACAGAAAATAAGTCCTATGAGCAGTCAAGATACAACAAGTAGTAGAAGTTTTGGCAGTCAAATAGGTGGCCATCAAAGATTAAAGATACAAATGTTTGCAACCACCAGAGTGAAAATAGGAAATATGGACATGTCAATGTAAAACATGGTCAGGTTACCTTGATTTAGATTTTGCGCCAAGACATTGAATCTTAAGCTGCAATTAAGAAACACCAGAGATCATCATAAACATAATAAACGGAGATTTAGTCGGTGTTTATCAAGAATTTTAGCTGACAGCTAGAGATAACTTTCCTCTAGAAATTACCTAAATCCACCCCGGCAATGCGAATCAAAACTTGTGAACAGTAACAAAAATAGGTCTAAATAACATCATTACCCCATGAATGTCTTGAAACATTACGATTTGGCATTAACTATTATTTTATCTGAGACCTGCTGTTTAGTTGATGAAAGACAAAAATATCATACAGAGAAATGATAATTTGGAAAAATCATTTATGAGTTCATCTGTAAGAGCTAAAATTATCAAATCTAATGCTTTCTGCTGGGCTATACAAGTGCATACTGCTAGTAATACTAGTAGGTTACAAACAGAGGCTCGCAACCATTAACTAACATGCAGATGATAGTCTAGACTCTAGAGAAAGTTAAGCATTTATTGTACATCCAAGAATCAACTAATATAGATGGCACATGGCAGGTCAACAGAATATGAGTAAAATCCTAGAGAAAGTTAATCACTTCAGGGACCGAACAGTATAACTAGATGGACCAAAGCCATTGTTAAATTTGAAGATCATATGGGATCCAATAAACCATCAGAAATTCTCTGGGGTAAAACAAGTACAGCTAAATGAAATCTACCTGTAAAACTGTGCCAGAATTGCAATTCTTCAATGGCAAAGAGATGTCAGTGGAGTCTGATGAACTGAGATAGTTCGTCAGATTTAGGTACGCTTCCCCAAGAACAGCAGTTCTTGTTGATCCCTGTAACAGGAGATATGTTGTTAGTAAGCCAACGGAATAATAAAGGAATGGAAATTTGATAGGCAAGTGAATGAGGTGGAAAAACATGCTGGCAATGGCCATACCATGGAAACAACAATCTTGCACTGGCACTCCTGAAATTCTTGTGACACTTCATCTTTAGGAAACCGAATTGCATGCAGGATGGAGTCATGCCATTGACAGGCTCCATTAATAGCAGCCGCTTTACTTGACTTGGCAATTGTTTTTCCACTGTCTACTGACGTGATTGTAATGAGCAGCCTGTCTGATACTACTGGTACCTGTTGAGCAAGCACCAATAAGAAATTCATCAACAAACCTGTGTCATCCATTTGTATCGGTATGTTATTTCCTTTGAATGATCTGCCGCACTGCCATGTGTTTCCATATCATACCAACAAAATAACTACAGCTATTCAAACAATTACTATTAGATCTTGCAAATCCTCAAGTGTCACCGAATGAAGTAGCAAAAATCCTCGATTTGTCCTAACAACCCATCTTCAATCGAACTACTTTAAAATGCACGCGTGCTGCTAGGATTTCGATCGAAGCATGTCCTGCCTAGTATAAATGGGAAACTCACAACCTTCAGATGCCTCAACAGCCGAATGTTGACGGCATGATCGGAACTAAGCTTAAATATGTCTAGTTTGCTAAGAACTCTCAATAAATTGATCTCCGAGCACATGAGCAGATCAGCATTCCCTCTGCGACCGGCATCGCCTTTCTCTAACGGAGACAAAAACACACAAAACGTGGCTAAGGACGAAGCTTCTGCCGGTGTAGGACCAGAATAGGCATGTACATTTATCGATCTTCCTGAACATGCACGTTTCAGTCACACGTTTATGCTGCTCAACCCATCACCGATGAATTTCCGGATCCACCCCACGAGTACAAATTACCATTCGAAATCTATTCGATACAATAGGAAATTAATTCAAGATTCAACCCATCTCGCGAAGCTTTCACTAACCCAGAGACGGAAACGCATTGAGATTCCCGGGTAACGAAACACCCTAGCAACCCCCGAACCAGCAATCCCGAATCGGTCGGAATGCAGCGGTGCGACGTGAAGAGAATGCGTTCCCGATCAACATCACCTGAACGGCGTGGAAGCCGGAGAACCTGAACTCCATCCGCACGCCGAGCCGGACCGACGAGCGGCCCCCATTCTGCCTCGACCTCccgccgcccctccctcccctGCCGGCGTCCCCGGACTCGTCCATTGGCGCCGCCCGATCACCCCACGTCGCTCAGGCGCGGCCCGGCCGGTCGCGCCCTCTTCCCCGTCGCCCCTGCCGCGGCATGGCACGGACCGCTCTGTTCGTCGACGGGGCGGAGGAGGAGCGAAATGGATTGGGGAGGAAATCGCGGGAGGCGGCGAGGAGTTGGCGCCTAGTTTAGCAAATGGGCCGGGAGCTTAACAAGGGTGGGGAACTTCTCGTCTCGCCTTTTTGGCTTTTCTTTTCCagattttcttttttacttttcttttccgAATTTATCTTCTTGCTTGTTTTCTGCAATCCAAACGGCGATAAAACATCTCCTGGAAAATAAAAGAAAGACGATACTCCCTACATTATATATTTCTTTTCATGCAACCGCGACACATCATCAAGTCATGCATATTACGCATAAATGGCGATATTTTTTCATTTATCCATCCACAGTCATGCCAAAACAACAAATCAGTGCATTTCACTCCTAAGTTAAGTAATACTCCctacgtcccaaaataagtgtctcaactttagtataactttgtactaaGGTTAGTACAAAGCCGGGACATTTATtccgagacggagggagtactaggtttTAGTTAACATTTTTGCTGTTCCATATTGTGAGGAGCAGTTGGCTTGGGATTGTAACCCTATACTTTTGGAATAAAACTCCCTTTCACCCCGTAAAAAAATGTTCTTCCCTTTTTATCACCATTTTATTACACCTTCCTATGTTTTATTGTTTCATAACTGAAAATCGAGAACACTCTTAAATATGTGTTTGTATTAGTTTTAGTTATTCTCGTGGCGCTGATTTATGTATTTCTTTTAACAAGTTTCTTGCCGCAACGCGTTAGGTATCATCTAGTCCATATATGTAGGACGTATCATATGTCTCTGAGACAAGATTTTGAGCAAGAATTATAGTCATTTGCATGACAAAAATCAAATACCATTCGATTCCTTTTGCAACCCCCTATTTGTGTAGCTATCAAATCCACGGTGGTCTGAAAAAATCCCAACTATCGCTTGGGATTCTCAAGGTGACTTAGGACTAAGGGTCTACAACAGTCGAATCCATCAACCTCCCCCGCCTCCATGGTCAGCTTTGGGCACTGGTATGCGGGAAGACTATGGATATTCACACCTGCAGGGAGATTCGTTATAGGTTGTTAGGTTTTGGTGTCCTCTGTCGCTTGTCCGCCCATTCCCATTGTAGCGCTGCTTGCTCATGCATGGTGTCTGGTTGGGTTCCCCATATGTGAACTCTCAAGTTTTGGGGAAGATTCTTCAACCATGTTGCTTGTGCCTAAATTCATGGTTGTGCTTATGGTATCTTCAATAAGTTTCGTGACAACACTTTAGAGTTGACATGGAGTTGGTCTCCTCCTTTGGCCTTGGTTTACTTCTCCAAGTCAACTTTTCATGCTCGTGGTCATCATTGCTCGTGTATCTTGGCAATGTCCAGTTACTTTCCGACCACAGTTACAACAACTCTCTGGTTTTCGGCGAGATGCACCAGGTATGGCATCGAGGCAGACCATATGCTTGTATAGATCGGAGACAACGAAGAATTCTCCATGGGCATCATCCTATTTTATTCTATATGTGTGTTTGTGTAAGACACATAAATTTTTAATATATGGCCTCTAGGCTTATGGAAAAAAGAGCATTGCTACTCTTGATTTGACAGAAAAAGCGAACACTCCTTCGACCTTCACTTCCTTTTTGAATTGGGCaaaagattttccttttctgtttgaTATAGATGGAGCACAAATAGAGGTGGTTGGAGGCTAAATGAAAATGTTGCAAAGAATTGGGAAGATATTCTAGCTAGATGTTTTGCTCCAGCTGAATCCCGACTTTTTCCTTCAAGTATGGGTTAGGAGTTTCCACATCACAGATTTGTTGGCAGAAATGTGATATTTGCGCTCCTCCAAATTTCCTAATTGACGAGGAtgatgtgtaacgccctcgatgcggctatatctcctatgtgtcgaagcacgacttagaggcataaccgcattgaaagcaatgtcgcaagtgaggtaatcttcacaacaacccatgtaaataaataaaggggtaaagtacatagttggcttacactcgccacgtcacacaaatacataaataagtcattacattcatccaatgcactcagggtccgactacggaaccaaaataaagatcaacccccaaatgcgacaaagtccccgatcgccccaactgggcaccactactgatcatctgggaaagacacatagtaacgacgagagtcttcatcgaactcccacttgagctcggtcatgtcatctggaactgtatcatcggtccctgcaactgtttttggaagtaatctgtgagtcacggggactcagcaatctcgcaccctcgcgatcaagactatttaagcttataggaaaggtaaatgtatgatggtggagctgcagcaagcgactagcatatatggtggctaacatgcgcaaatgagagcgagaagagaaagcaaaagcacagtcgaacaactatgatcaagaagtgatcctagaacaacctacgctaagcattactccaacaccgttgttcacttcctggactccgccgagaagaaaccatcacggttacacacgcggttggtgcattttaattaagttaa
The sequence above is a segment of the Triticum dicoccoides isolate Atlit2015 ecotype Zavitan chromosome 1A, WEW_v2.0, whole genome shotgun sequence genome. Coding sequences within it:
- the LOC119353233 gene encoding myosin-2-like produces the protein MDESGDAGRGGRGGGRSRQNGGRSSVRLGVRMEFRFSGFHAVQVPVVSDRLLITITSVDSGKTIAKSSKAAAINGACQWHDSILHAIRFPKDEVSQEFQECQCKIVVSMGSTRTAVLGEAYLNLTNYLSSSDSTDISLPLKNCNSGTVLQLKIQCLGAKSKSSGKSWKGLSSNLKESPTNDEMDKKADVFDILLKLNKGAQSLSENNLEADNADESGNRDASFSESKSHGDDSSKNHLDTAEEKLEELRNAAKVWERHSRKLKIERKTLKNECADKSKQQAELERQLSASLSEQDSLRQEIEQVTAQLNKTQETNIELVSILQELEETIELQRVEMSKLPQVSDVADHEVSKSESTVQEAAEWARILSQKEDEITVLREKLNRVLKMENADGAGPDVIYLELEKENDFLKVKIQELENDFSELTEENFGLIYKLKEASGVAKEEDPCISNSEEMPTVGSPTYKIKHLERKCADLELNLENFRSKFSGLEEKFQKSQEELKERTLELSELREKLSHATELEGADTGSSRHYRLRSGEPDDTETDLDVLKRTVQLKEQEIDGLQHCTREMENTIADIQKEKSQLEERLAASLQESSMTSKCLVEAHEDLVLTSSVDSHVSSNEVLETKISELERTVQLKEQEIDDLQHCTREMENTIADIQKEKSQLEERLAASLQESSMTSKCLVEAHEDLVLTSSVDSHVSANEVLETKISELVRTVTLKEQEIDDLQHCAREMENTIADIQKEKSQLEERLDSHVSANEVLETKISELVRTVMLKEQEIDSLQHCRGEMENTIADIQKKSQLEERLAASLEETSMTSKCLDEAREELLVLTSSVDSHVSANEVLETKISELVHTVMLKEQEIDGLQLCTREMENTVADIQKEKTQLEERLAASLXESSMTSKWLDEAREDLLVLSSSVDSHANGVLETKINELVHTVMLKEQEINGLQHCTTEMENTISDIQKEKDQLEERLAASLEESSMTSKCLDEAREDLLVLTSSVDSHASANKVLERKISELESREVELELLVTKLEQENIEFSEFISELESQLTSLTSEEEATRLEMDYSISLIANLKDLVEQQQAEMEAQKLEMKQKHLESQTRLSEVQEDSEALRRSNAKLQATIDSVAEECSSLQTLTADLKKQKLELHDHCAQLEQQLDQSKRKTMDLFETAEFLEAKLSTLQKEVTLKEQSLLSELENIFQEHKEHEERINSAHFLLHKIENEKIGEVKNLEREVMSLTAQLSSTDGEKDSAALDSIHEVSILRADKAKLEANLEDVSAQMRHYQSQLEDLRTESKTKIKGLIDSLNASKHNEETLTTDVEHMTRLMEAARSNEENLRKTSDELELKYKSSDYEKQEVMEEISGLKIQVSKMASIQDEVFKLQSSLDQAKFEKTKLEERLQSLSEECEELKVQKAMLTDQVSCIQSTLHDADEENRRKSTQAKLVVNKGNDDAANDNGGTHVNEDLDIHSKLELLETRLADALEENKSYRAQLQSPTGEGQLGSRDEKDNKDGNRIAQLESELKDMQDRLLNVSMQYAEVEAQREELVMELKSATARKGRWF